A stretch of the Mycobacterium sp. ITM-2016-00317 genome encodes the following:
- a CDS encoding NAD(P)/FAD-dependent oxidoreductase — protein MIDLLVAGGGPAGLATAIHAARAGLDTVVVEKRTGPIDKACGEGLMPHAVRHLGRLGAQPAGKPFHGVTYFDHRRCVTASFGSSAGLGVRRTALHAALLEAAADAGVTLVHDKVGALRQDADSVTVNGIRARYLAAADGLHSPIRAGLGLERPAAGDRRWGLKRHVAIAPWSDCVEVYWSRDPGAGEAYVTPVADDCVGIAILTSRQGRFENHLDAFPALRQRLAGLPHEPDRAAGPLRQRVRSRVAGRVLLVGDAAGYVDALTGEGLGLAFAAARLLVDSVLADRPDGYEHQWRHATRRYRLLTAAVLRAGTSPLRSLIVPAAGGLPRVFTGVVNMLAD, from the coding sequence ATGATCGACCTGCTGGTCGCCGGCGGCGGGCCCGCGGGCCTGGCCACCGCGATCCACGCCGCGCGGGCGGGCCTGGACACCGTCGTGGTCGAGAAGCGCACAGGTCCGATCGACAAGGCGTGCGGCGAGGGCCTGATGCCGCACGCCGTGCGCCACCTGGGGCGGCTCGGCGCGCAGCCCGCCGGCAAACCCTTCCACGGGGTCACCTACTTCGACCACCGGCGGTGTGTCACCGCGAGTTTCGGGTCCAGCGCCGGGCTCGGGGTGCGCCGCACCGCGCTGCACGCCGCGCTGCTGGAGGCCGCCGCCGACGCCGGGGTGACCCTGGTGCACGACAAGGTCGGCGCGCTGCGCCAGGACGCGGATTCGGTCACGGTGAACGGGATCCGGGCTCGCTACCTGGCGGCCGCCGACGGGTTGCACTCCCCGATCCGTGCCGGGCTCGGCCTCGAGCGGCCCGCGGCCGGGGACCGGCGCTGGGGCCTCAAGCGTCACGTCGCCATCGCGCCGTGGAGCGACTGCGTCGAGGTGTACTGGTCACGTGATCCCGGCGCCGGGGAAGCGTATGTGACCCCGGTGGCCGACGACTGTGTCGGGATCGCGATCCTGACCTCCCGGCAGGGCCGTTTCGAGAACCACCTGGACGCGTTTCCCGCGCTGCGGCAACGCCTCGCGGGTCTGCCGCACGAGCCCGACCGGGCCGCCGGACCGCTGCGTCAGCGGGTGCGCAGCCGGGTCGCGGGCCGGGTGCTGCTGGTCGGCGACGCGGCCGGCTACGTCGACGCGCTCACCGGCGAAGGCCTGGGCTTGGCGTTCGCCGCGGCCCGGCTGCTGGTGGACAGCGTGCTGGCCGACCGGCCCGACGGCTACGAGCACCAGTGGCGCCACGCCACCCGCCGCTACCGGCTGTTGACCGCCGCGGTGCTGCGGGCCGGTACGTCACCGCTGCGCTCACTCATCGTGCCCGCCGCCGGCGGACTCCCGCGGGTGTTCACCGGCGTGGTGAACATGCTCGCCGACTAG
- a CDS encoding isoprenylcysteine carboxyl methyltransferase family protein, with amino-acid sequence MFAYTLLIAAVALERVAELVVSQRNLRWSRERGGVEFGAGHYPVMVVLHTGLLVACLFEAAHREFVPVLGWSMFALVVAAQGLRWWCITTLGHQWNTRVVVVPGAGRVTGGPYRFLSHPNYVAVVVEGIALPLVHSAWITALVFTTLNAALLRTRITLEDKALQSLTPSQPA; translated from the coding sequence ATGTTCGCCTACACCCTGCTGATCGCCGCGGTCGCGCTCGAACGCGTCGCAGAACTGGTTGTCTCACAACGGAACCTCAGATGGAGCCGGGAACGCGGCGGGGTCGAGTTCGGCGCAGGCCACTATCCGGTGATGGTGGTGCTGCACACCGGGCTGTTGGTGGCCTGCCTGTTCGAGGCCGCGCACCGGGAGTTCGTCCCGGTCCTGGGCTGGTCGATGTTCGCGCTCGTGGTGGCCGCGCAGGGTCTGCGCTGGTGGTGCATCACCACCCTCGGCCACCAGTGGAACACCCGCGTCGTGGTGGTGCCGGGCGCCGGGCGCGTCACCGGCGGGCCGTACCGGTTCCTGTCCCACCCCAACTACGTCGCGGTGGTCGTCGAGGGCATCGCGCTGCCACTGGTGCACAGCGCCTGGATCACGGCGCTGGTGTTCACCACGCTCAACGCCGCCCTGCTGCGCACCCGGATCACGCTGGAGGACAAGGCCTTGCAGTCCCTGACACCGTCACAGCCGGCATGA